One Fuerstiella marisgermanici DNA window includes the following coding sequences:
- a CDS encoding acyl carrier protein, producing the protein MASDEEIFEKVQETLVDALGVDDDEVESSATLIGDLGAESIDFLDIVFRLEKNFDIKIPRGELFPENLASADSGFVADGKVTEGGIAQLREKMPHADVDSFAADPQVNKIPDLFTVDMICKFVKSRLN; encoded by the coding sequence ATGGCATCTGATGAAGAAATTTTCGAGAAGGTTCAGGAGACCCTTGTCGATGCGCTGGGTGTAGATGATGACGAAGTCGAAAGTTCAGCGACGCTGATCGGGGATCTGGGGGCAGAATCCATTGACTTTCTGGACATCGTTTTCCGCCTGGAAAAGAACTTTGATATCAAGATTCCACGCGGCGAACTCTTTCCGGAAAATCTGGCTTCGGCCGATTCTGGATTCGTTGCCGATGGAAAAGTGACCGAAGGTGGGATCGCTCAACTGCGTGAAAAGATGCCGCATGCCGATGTCGATTCCTTCGCCGCAGACCCTCAGGTCAACAAGATCCCGGATCTGTTTACCGTGGACATGATCTGCAAGTTCGTGAAGTCGCGGTTGAATTAG
- a CDS encoding 3-hydroxyacyl-ACP dehydratase FabZ family protein, producing the protein MRWYWVDRFIEFNSGQSAKAVKNVSLSEEHLHDHFPGFPVMPASLMIEGMAQTGGILLGEKYNFEYNVILAKVPKVEFHSWACPGDQLIYAATLENAGEQGGAVQVTAHVEDRLVAEADIVFVHLSTDDPQLSRIDQKNFVFKMNLMDILTVGKAGTGESK; encoded by the coding sequence ATGCGTTGGTATTGGGTCGACAGGTTCATCGAATTCAATTCCGGGCAGTCGGCTAAGGCTGTCAAGAATGTATCGTTGTCTGAAGAACATCTGCACGACCACTTCCCGGGTTTTCCCGTGATGCCTGCGTCGCTGATGATTGAAGGAATGGCCCAAACGGGCGGCATTCTTCTCGGCGAAAAATACAATTTCGAATACAATGTGATTCTTGCCAAAGTGCCGAAGGTAGAATTCCACAGCTGGGCCTGTCCCGGCGACCAACTGATCTACGCGGCCACGCTGGAGAATGCGGGCGAACAAGGCGGGGCAGTACAAGTGACCGCTCACGTAGAAGACAGGCTTGTGGCGGAGGCCGACATTGTGTTCGTTCATCTTTCGACAGATGATCCACAGCTTAGCCGCATCGACCAAAAGAACTTTGTGTTCAAAATGAACCTTATGGATATCCTGACCGTCGGCAAAGCCGGGACTGGGGAATCGAAATAA
- the fabG gene encoding 3-oxoacyl-[acyl-carrier-protein] reductase — protein sequence MSLEGRVALVTGGSRGIGRGIVEALAGDGAKVAFVYNSNSAAADEVVASMKEAGHEVMAIQADVRSKDAADKVIADVVEAWGSIDILVNNAGIIRDGLLAMMDADQWQDVIDTNLTSVFNFCQAATRQMMSQRYGRIINMSSVAADVSNPGQANYAASKGGVEGFTRCIATELARRGITANAVAPGFIETDMTQAVVEAAGKEIKKKIPCRRLGLPSDIANAVLFFAQESSSYVTGQIMKVDGGLTLGGIS from the coding sequence ATGAGTCTTGAAGGTCGAGTCGCTTTGGTCACCGGTGGAAGCCGGGGAATTGGTCGGGGAATTGTTGAGGCACTAGCTGGCGACGGAGCCAAAGTCGCATTCGTTTACAATTCGAACTCCGCTGCAGCAGACGAAGTCGTCGCCAGCATGAAAGAAGCGGGCCACGAAGTCATGGCCATTCAGGCGGATGTCCGTTCAAAAGACGCGGCGGACAAAGTCATCGCTGACGTGGTCGAAGCGTGGGGTTCCATCGATATTCTCGTGAATAATGCGGGCATCATCCGCGACGGGCTTCTGGCGATGATGGATGCCGACCAATGGCAGGACGTTATCGATACGAACCTAACCAGCGTTTTCAACTTCTGCCAGGCAGCCACTCGACAAATGATGTCTCAGCGTTATGGACGCATCATCAACATGTCCAGCGTGGCAGCCGATGTCTCCAATCCCGGCCAGGCGAATTACGCAGCCAGTAAAGGGGGCGTTGAAGGCTTCACTCGCTGTATCGCGACCGAATTGGCTCGCCGCGGCATCACGGCCAACGCTGTTGCCCCTGGCTTTATCGAAACTGACATGACACAAGCCGTGGTCGAAGCGGCGGGCAAGGAAATTAAGAAGAAAATTCCGTGCCGAAGACTCGGCCTGCCATCGGACATCGCCAATGCAGTTCTGTTTTTCGCACAGGAATCCTCCTCTTACGTGACCGGACAGATCATGAAAGTCGACGGCGGCCTGACGTTGGGTGGGATTAGCTAG
- a CDS encoding 3-hydroxyacyl-ACP dehydratase FabZ family protein, translating into MKFCLVDRIVELTPGQSISTTKNVSLAEEYLQDHFPGFAILPGVLMVEALVQSCAWLSRVTDDFQFSTILLKQARAVKFNNFLKPGQTLHVTATMKKNEDETVSFQAAGTVEDLSAVSAKLVLSKQNLRTTRPDMADADQRVTTAMQELYNQICHESVISKSAG; encoded by the coding sequence ATGAAGTTTTGCCTCGTCGACCGCATCGTTGAATTGACCCCCGGTCAGTCGATTTCCACCACCAAAAATGTGAGTCTCGCGGAAGAATACCTGCAGGACCATTTTCCGGGGTTTGCGATCCTGCCCGGAGTGCTCATGGTTGAGGCTCTGGTGCAAAGTTGTGCGTGGTTGTCTCGCGTGACCGATGATTTTCAGTTCAGTACCATTCTGCTAAAGCAGGCCAGAGCCGTTAAATTCAACAATTTTCTGAAGCCGGGACAGACATTGCATGTCACGGCAACGATGAAGAAGAATGAAGACGAAACCGTAAGTTTTCAAGCGGCCGGCACAGTTGAAGATCTGTCCGCCGTCAGTGCCAAACTCGTTCTTTCCAAGCAAAACCTGCGGACAACTCGCCCCGACATGGCCGATGCAGATCAGCGAGTGACGACTGCGATGCAGGAGCTTTACAACCAGATCTGTCACGAATCCGTGATTTCAAAAAGTGCCGGGTAA